A genomic region of Trifolium pratense cultivar HEN17-A07 linkage group LG3, ARS_RC_1.1, whole genome shotgun sequence contains the following coding sequences:
- the LOC123918668 gene encoding probable WRKY transcription factor 65: protein MKSKFKNPSYTDDQQEDTDTSQDSPPSSTSFNIDASLTSLSSTSSKKSKRAIQKRVVQIPISEPKGSRLKGESNTPPSDSWAWRKYGQKPIKGSPYPRAYYRCSSCKGCPARKQVERNRVDPTMLVITYSSDHNHSWPVSRNAATRLSVKKTEPGPVEPDQKFAGHSIVDDELGWLGEIDTITSSAILESPIMAEFDADMASVLLPMGEEDELLFADLGELPECSTVFRHGLFDTRRLTAPWCGTTT from the exons atgaaaagTAAATTCAAAAATCCATCATATACTGATGATCAACAAGAAGACACTGACACATCTCAAGATTCACCTCCTTCTTCCACCTCATTTAACATCGATGCCTCACTCACTTCCCTCTCTTCTACATCATCTAAGAAAAG cAAGCGAGCCATACAAAAAAGGGTGGTGCAAATCCCAATCAGCGAACCTAAAGGATCAAGACTAAAAGGAGAGAGCAATACTCCACCGTCTGATTCATGGGCATGGAGAAAATACGGTCAGAAACCCATCAAAGGTTCCCCATATCCCAG AGCTTACTACAGGTGTAGCAGTTGCAAAGGTTGTCCAGCGAGGAAACAAGTGGAGAGAAACCGAGTGGACCCCACAATGCTCGTCATAACTTACTCCTCAGACCACAACCACTCATGGCCGGTTTCAAGAAATGCTGCAACAAGACTCTCTGTCAAGAAAACCGAACCAGGCCCGGTTGAACCGGACCAAAAATTTGCCGGCCACTCGATTGTGGACGACGAGTTGGGGTGGTTGGGAGAGATTGACACAATAACATCCTCTGCTATTCTAGAGAGTCCAATTATGGCGGAGTTTGATGCTGACATGGCATCCGTGTTGTTGCCGATGGGGGAAGAGGATGAGTTGCTATTCGCTGATCTTGGAGAATTGCCGGAGTGTTCCACGGTGTTCCGGCATGGTTTGTTCGACACACGGCGGTTAACGGCTCCGTGGTGTGGGACCACAACTTGA